The Eleutherodactylus coqui strain aEleCoq1 chromosome 6, aEleCoq1.hap1, whole genome shotgun sequence genome window below encodes:
- the LOC136631358 gene encoding free fatty acid receptor 3-like, whose translation MSYFPGSKFLFLFVYITTFITGVPLNIAALATFINKANHDLRPVDILLANLTISDLLLLIFLPFRMVEAAFDMDWILPYAFCPLSAFMYFSSIYVTSLFLMAISIERYLATAFPIKYKMRRKPLYSLLGSLFIWCIAAAHCSIVYIVEHDTTSTDSNVTLCYSAFSPPELEVLLTVRLEMCFVLFCVPFMITIFCYGNLFRIVFWKSHLNRKRKQKTIGLVMATFVNFIVCFMPFNLSHIVGFITGANPEWRVYALLLSTFNASLDPIIFYFSSASFKKSFLEGLIHLMKKLHLGPGWYTLCIAPCEKETKNTNVSS comes from the coding sequence ATGAGCTACTTTCCAGGAtcaaaatttttgtttttgttcgtCTACATCACCACTTTTATTACGGGTGTTCCTCTTAATATAGCAGCCCTTGCCACGTTTATTAACAAAGCCAATCATGACCTTCGCCCTGTAGACATCTTGTTGGCCAACTTGACCATTTCTGATTTGCTCTTGTTGATCTTCCTCCCGTTCCGCATGGTCGAAGCGGCATTTGATATGGATTGGATCTTGCCCTATGCATTTTGCCCTCTGTCTGCCTTTATGTACTTCAGCAGCATTTATGTCACTTCACTCTTCCTCATGGCAATAAGCATAGAGAGATATCTAGCTACAGCTTTTCCTATAAAGTACAAGATGCGGAGAAAACCATTGTATTCCTTGCTGGGGAGTCTGTTCATTTGGTGCATTGCAGCAGCTCACTGCAGTATTGTCTATATTGTGGAACATGACACGACATCTACAGACAGCAACGTTACCTTGTGTTATAGCGCATTTTCACCACCCGAGTTGGAAGTTCTACTTACTGTTCGTTTAGAAATGTGTTTTGTGCTTTTTTGTGTCCCATTTATGATCACCATTTTCTGCTATGGGAACCTTTTCAGGATCGTCTTTTGGAAGTCTCATCTGAACAGGAAAAGAAAGCAGAAAACTATTGGGCTAGTGATGGCTACATTCGTCAATTTCATTGTGTGTTTCATGCCTTTTAACTTATCTCATATTGTGGGCTTTATAACTGGAGCAAATCCAGAGTGGAGGGTCTACGCTTTACTTCTTAGCACCTTCAATGCATCTCTGGATCCCATCATATTTTACTTTTCCTCTGCCTCTTTCAAAAAGTCTTTTCTAGAGGGTTTAATCCATCTAATGAAAAAACTACACCTTGGACCTGGCTGGTATACATTATGCATTGCACCTTGTGAAAAGGAGACAAAGAACACCAATGTGTCTTCGTAA